A genomic region of Chaetodon auriga isolate fChaAug3 chromosome 11, fChaAug3.hap1, whole genome shotgun sequence contains the following coding sequences:
- the cst3 gene encoding cystatin C (amyloid angiopathy and cerebral hemorrhage) translates to MWKVAFPLLAALFAVGFGGLVGGPQDIDVNDEGLQNALNFAVANHNRQSNDVYLRQVAEVVKAQRQVVTGLKYIITVKMGRTTCRKTNPSEECAVPHDPQQAQLYQCTFTVWARSWLSDIRVLKEEC, encoded by the exons ATGTGGAAGGTCGCCTTTCCTCTTCTTGCGGCGCTTTTCGCCGTGGGTTTCGGTGGTTTGGTGGGGGGCCCCCAAGATATAGACGTGAACGACGAAGGGTTGCAGAATGCGCTGAACTTCGCCGTCGCTAATCACAACAGGCAAAGCAACGATGTGTACCTCAGGCAAGTGGCGGAAGTGGTGAAGGCTCAGAGACAG GTGGTCACTGGCTTGAAGTACATCATTACTGTGAAAATGGGAAGGACCACCTGCAGAAAGACCAATCCGAGCGAAGAGTGTGCTGTCCCCCATGACCCACAGCAGGCTCAG ctctacCAGTGCACATTCACAGTGTGGGCTCGCTCATGGCTCAGTGACATCAGGGTGCTGAAAGAGGAGTGCTAG
- the LOC143328263 gene encoding glycine N-acyltransferase-like protein 3: MKVLSKDQLQIAEGVLLKHFPKSLKVYGFLCGINRNKPSTLEVIVDTWPDFKVIICRPDPKNKRALEFMKKVTYYTTDEQVLRKILIEENAVDWSTYFLIGGFDVSHGPMLREVASYREVNNRDYTSVYLLYLADISHLRTLAIDSEIQSRISSLDLSHVGLVNKTWKFGGNTQGCKNIENLISNFPSCCITDGQGQPVSWILVYDYCAMGILYTLPEHRGKGYAKVLVSTMAKRLHAEGYPVYCFIEQDNPVSYKLFKSLGFSDDPSYKAAWLEFNV; the protein is encoded by the exons ATGAAGGTGCTGAGCAAAGATCAACTGCAGATCGCTGAAGGAGTTCTGTTAAAACACTTCCCGAAGAGCCTGAAG GTTTACGGCTTCCTCTGTGGCATTAACAGGAACAAACCAAGTACACTGGAGGTGATTGTTGATACGTGGCCTGATTTTAAGGTCATCATTTGCAGACCTGACCCGAAG AACAAGCGCGCTCTGGAGTTCATGAAAAAGGTGACGTACTACACCACGGATGAGCAGGTTTTAAGGAAGATTCTGATAGAAGAGAATGCAGTTGATTGGAGCACGTATTTCCTAATCGGAG GATTTGACGTTTCCCATGGCCCCATGCTCAGAGAGGTGGCTTCTTACAGAGAAGTCAACAACAGAGACTACACTTCGGTATATCTTCTGTATTTGGCAGACATCAGCCACCTGCGCACCCTGGCCATTGACAG TGAGATCCAATCAAGGATTTCATCTCTTGATCTTTCCCATGTTGGCTTAGTGAATAAAACTTGGAAATTTGGAGGGAACACGCAGGGTTGCAAGAACATCGAAAACCTCATCAGCAACTTCCCATCATGCTGCATCACTGACGGCCAGGGTCAGCCAGTGTCCTGGATTCTGGTGTACGATTACTGCGCCATGGGGATCCTGTACACTCTGCCAGAGCACAGAGGAAAGGGCTACGCCAAAGTGCTGGTCAGCACCATGGCCAAGAGACTCCACGCTGAGGGCTACCCAGTGTACTGCTTCATAGAGCAGGACAACCCAGTCTCCTACAAGCTCTTTAAAAGCCTGGGCTTCTCAGATGATCCCTCATACAAGGCGGCATGGTTAGAGTTCAACGTTTGA
- the mgme1 gene encoding mitochondrial genome maintenance exonuclease 1 — MLFLKRVASVGCILVPQCTSLSLSNFSSCHCLRSPKRRSPYSSVDSERYSSLVKSVMSRVSSQTPETFQEEDEHLYGPVLKAQTPSSEPKTRVPKTLYPFLHSGEVVEPEEPESGPPTQIALNRGNGRSSVPSVTRILQQTLSPQQKLFLERWKRRMIAELGEEGFKEYSQNLFRQGKMFHSSVEDILTSRETWKDRSPSETPEKSPEVQGYLESISHVLEDVTAVRAIESTVQHDTLNYLGIVDCVARYRGVMCVIDWKTSEKPKPFLSNTYDNPIQVAAYAGALNSDGSYKYQVENGLIVVAYKDGSPAHAHQLGPELMLNYWKSWLIRLEEFTEQRSSQASSASSEKR, encoded by the exons ATGTTGTTCTTGAAACGCGTGGCGTCCGTTGGGTGCATCCTTGTGCCTCAGTGCACCTCCCTCTCATTGAGCAACTTCTCCTCTTGCCATTGCCTGAGATCCCCAAAGAGACGCAGCCCGTACAGCTCAGTGGACAGTGAGCGCTACTCCTCTCTTGTGAAGTCTGTCATGTCGAGGGTCAGTTCCCAAACCCCCGAGACCTTCCAAGAGGAGGACGAGCACCTTTATGGACCTGTTCTCAAAGCTCAGACGCCCTCCTCAGAACCAAAGACGAGAGTACCAAAAACCCTTTATCCGTTTTTACACAGCGGAGAGGTTGTAGAGCCAGAGGAGCCAGAGTCAGGACCTCCAACACAGATTGCGCTAAACCGAGGAAATGGCAGGTCATCAGTGCCCAGTGTGACCCGCATACTTCAACAGACACTTTCTCCACAACAGAAACTCTTCCTGGAgagatggaagaggaggatgatcGCTGAGCTTGGAGAGGAAGGCTTCAAAGAATACTCCCAGA ATTTATTTAGGCAAGGGAAGATGTTCCATTCGTCCGTGGAGGACATTCTGACGTCACGTGAAACATGGAAGGACAGGAGTCCTTCAGAGACACCAGAGAAGTCACCTGAGGTGCAGGGCTACTTGGAGAGCATCTCCCACGTCCTGGAGGATGTTACTGCAGTCAGAGCTATTGAAAGCACCGTGCAGCATGACACACTGAACTACCTGGGGATTGTGGATTGTGTCGCTCGCTACAG GGGTGTAATGTGTGTTATTGACTGGAAGACGTCGGAGAAGCCCAAACCTTTCCTGAGCAACACATACGACAACCCCATCCAGGTGGCAGCCTATGCTGGGGCTTTGAACAGTGATGGCAGCTACAAATACCAG GTTGAAAATGGACTCATTGTAGTAGCCTACAAGGATGGCTCGCCTGCCCATGCGCATCAGCTGGGCCCAGAGCTGATGTTGAACTACTGGAAATCTTGGTTGATTCGTCTCGAGGAGTTCACAGAACAGAG gtccAGTCAGGCATCAAGTGCTTCTTCGGAAAAGAGATGA